The following proteins are co-located in the Polystyrenella longa genome:
- the rpiB gene encoding ribose 5-phosphate isomerase B — protein sequence MKIAVASDHRGYDVKGKILDLLKSLGHEGQDFGPDGEESVDYPDYASKVARAVSTKEVDRGILICGTGMGMCIVANKFTDVRAAPCHDDLTAEMSRLHNDANVLCLSADLLGDRLVHRMVEIWLETKFEGGRHARRLEKIREFENENHCCDS from the coding sequence ATGAAAATCGCTGTGGCCAGCGACCATCGCGGCTATGATGTCAAAGGTAAAATTCTCGATCTGCTGAAATCACTAGGCCATGAAGGCCAGGATTTTGGACCAGATGGTGAAGAGAGCGTCGACTATCCCGATTACGCTTCTAAAGTCGCACGTGCTGTTTCCACCAAAGAGGTTGATAGAGGTATCCTGATTTGCGGAACCGGTATGGGGATGTGTATCGTCGCCAACAAATTTACCGATGTCCGTGCCGCACCATGCCACGATGATTTAACCGCCGAGATGAGCCGCTTGCATAACGATGCCAACGTGCTTTGTCTCTCCGCCGACTTACTGGGGGATCGCCTGGTACATCGGATGGTCGAAATCTGGCTCGAAACCAAGTTCGAGGGAGGACGACATGCCCGCCGACTCGAAAAGATCAGAGAGTTCGAAAACGAAAACCACTGCTGTGATAGCTGA
- a CDS encoding arylsulfatase: MRLCLKTVLLVLGMLTVFISPAILWAAPQENLPNVVILLADDQGWGDLSLHGNTNLSTPHIDSLANEGAQFDHFFVCPVCAPTRAEFMTGRYYARTGVRGVSTGEERMNPNELTIADVFQTAGYATGAFGKWHNGTQFPYHPNARGFEEYFGFTAGHWGHYFSPLLDHNNQLTLGEGYLTDDLTNHAIDFISTQYAADKPFLCYLPFNIPHSPMQVPDKFYDQVKNRELKMHHRDPEKEEELHLRAALAMCENIDFNVGRLLAHLDQLNLAEDTIIVYFSDNGPNGWRWNGDMKGKKGTIDEGGVRVPCLIRWKGTIPAGTVIKPIAGAIDLLPTITSLAGISFDLKYPIDGKNLAPLLLGEKEDEVNRKIISYHPPRERRGKIVGPLVSVRSQQYRLDSQGQLFDMFQDPGQRNDVASAHPDIVNELQKSSNEFLASLGEIPTSDTRPFSVGGAKITQLPARDGVAHGEVQRSAGAPNCSYFTHWTGAEGDKITWHVDVLDDAEYEVQIHYACRAKDVGASFEVRFQDSHLQGKVTEPNDPPLVGKEQDRTNDRGSESYVKDWKPMTVGTIHLEKGAGQLTLKELNVPGDEVMEVRLIQLIKQ; encoded by the coding sequence ATGCGTCTCTGCTTAAAGACTGTTTTGCTCGTGCTGGGCATGTTGACTGTATTTATTTCTCCAGCCATTCTGTGGGCAGCCCCGCAGGAAAATCTGCCAAACGTGGTTATTCTTCTCGCGGATGATCAGGGGTGGGGAGACTTAAGTCTTCACGGTAATACAAACCTATCAACGCCCCACATCGACTCATTAGCAAACGAAGGAGCCCAGTTTGATCACTTCTTTGTATGTCCTGTCTGCGCACCGACGCGAGCCGAGTTCATGACGGGGCGATATTACGCGCGCACGGGTGTTCGTGGTGTCAGTACGGGCGAAGAGCGTATGAACCCGAATGAACTGACGATTGCCGACGTTTTTCAGACAGCAGGTTATGCGACGGGAGCATTTGGCAAATGGCATAACGGGACGCAGTTTCCCTACCATCCGAACGCGCGGGGATTTGAAGAGTATTTCGGTTTTACAGCGGGGCACTGGGGCCATTATTTCAGTCCGCTACTGGACCATAATAATCAACTTACTCTCGGCGAAGGTTACCTGACTGACGACTTGACGAATCACGCCATCGATTTCATCTCAACACAATATGCCGCCGACAAACCCTTTCTCTGCTATCTTCCTTTCAACATTCCCCACTCGCCGATGCAGGTTCCCGATAAGTTTTATGACCAAGTCAAAAACCGGGAACTAAAAATGCATCATCGTGACCCGGAAAAGGAGGAGGAACTGCACCTGCGAGCCGCGCTCGCGATGTGCGAAAACATCGATTTCAATGTCGGTCGGCTGCTTGCTCATTTAGACCAACTTAACTTGGCCGAGGATACGATCATCGTTTATTTCAGCGACAACGGTCCCAATGGTTGGCGCTGGAATGGAGACATGAAGGGCAAAAAGGGAACCATCGATGAGGGAGGCGTGCGAGTTCCCTGTCTGATTCGCTGGAAAGGGACAATTCCCGCCGGAACTGTGATCAAACCCATCGCAGGAGCGATTGATCTACTGCCCACGATTACCTCGCTAGCAGGAATTTCATTTGATCTCAAGTATCCGATCGATGGAAAAAATCTGGCACCACTTCTTCTGGGAGAAAAGGAAGATGAAGTTAACCGAAAGATTATCTCCTACCATCCTCCTCGTGAACGTCGGGGAAAAATCGTTGGTCCCCTTGTCAGCGTTCGTAGCCAACAGTATCGGCTAGATTCTCAGGGGCAACTGTTTGATATGTTCCAGGATCCTGGTCAACGCAACGATGTGGCTTCAGCTCATCCAGATATCGTCAATGAACTGCAGAAATCGTCCAACGAGTTTCTCGCAAGTCTGGGAGAAATTCCCACATCCGATACTCGTCCGTTCTCGGTTGGCGGGGCGAAGATCACACAGTTACCTGCACGCGATGGAGTTGCCCATGGCGAAGTCCAAAGAAGTGCGGGGGCTCCCAACTGCTCCTACTTCACTCATTGGACAGGCGCGGAGGGGGATAAAATCACTTGGCATGTAGACGTGTTGGACGACGCCGAATACGAAGTTCAAATTCACTATGCGTGCCGAGCTAAAGATGTTGGGGCTTCATTCGAAGTCCGTTTTCAGGATTCCCATCTCCAGGGCAAAGTGACTGAACCGAACGACCCGCCGCTGGTCGGGAAGGAACAGGACCGCACGAACGACCGTGGAAGCGAATCGTACGTAAAAGATTGGAAACCGATGACCGTCGGTACCATTCATCTGGAGAAAGGGGCAGGGCAGTTAACCTTAAAAGAGCTTAACGTTCCTGGAGACGAAGTCATGGAAGTTCGTTTGATTCAATTAATCAAACAGTGA
- a CDS encoding SixA phosphatase family protein: MKTLLLMRHSKSSWDNPADQDIERPLNSRGKREATLMGKHLVNEGLEPDMIVCSNAKRARRTAEKVIKAMDWNGPLEVNPDLYFSSVISYVDVLNQQLDKHDRVLLIGHNPIIEDFLSTFTGGWREAKTSTVAQLKIDIKSWSDLSHNTKARLKNFWIPAMLEK, translated from the coding sequence ATGAAAACGTTACTTTTAATGCGACACTCAAAATCGAGTTGGGACAACCCGGCCGACCAAGACATCGAGCGTCCTTTGAATTCCCGGGGGAAACGGGAAGCGACATTAATGGGCAAGCACTTGGTCAACGAAGGGCTGGAGCCTGACATGATTGTCTGCTCGAATGCGAAACGGGCGAGAAGGACCGCAGAAAAAGTAATTAAAGCGATGGATTGGAACGGACCTCTGGAAGTGAACCCTGACCTTTATTTCTCTTCAGTGATCTCGTATGTCGACGTCCTCAATCAGCAACTCGATAAACATGACCGCGTGTTATTGATTGGTCACAACCCAATTATCGAGGATTTTTTGAGTACTTTTACGGGAGGTTGGCGCGAAGCAAAAACATCAACAGTCGCGCAGCTTAAGATTGATATCAAATCTTGGTCAGACCTTTCACATAATACCAAAGCTCGCTTAAAAAACTTCTGGATACCTGCAATGCTAGAGAAGTAA
- a CDS encoding Gfo/Idh/MocA family protein: protein MFQNTNRRDFMKQGAALSTALWVGNQTAYAAPKSPLEKINFACIGVAGKGNSDSSSAAQAGNVVAICDIDDLFLKKKAADRSFRRAERFNDYREMLTSMEKDIDAVTVSTPDHSHAAASLMAMKLGKGCFCQKPLTWSIKEARMMREMSEEKGVATQMGNQGTSNTGLREAVEIVRAGDIGDVTEVHVWTNRPVWPSGISRPEGEETPPANVNWDLFLGPAAQRPYSDGYHPFKWRGWVDFGTGALGDMACHTANMPIMALNLFDPISVELMTEDGIFEGETYPNKSIIKFEFPATDERGAVTFFWYDGGNLPGGEIAEAIKGLPANNSGCILKGSEGYLYSPNDYGSEFFLLPQDKYADYKKPEPTLPRSPGHFDEYAIALSGGPAAMSNFGYAGRLTETILLGNLALHAGPGNKVEWDAENLKATNNESLDQWVMREYADEWKTWM from the coding sequence ATGTTTCAAAATACAAATCGCCGTGACTTCATGAAACAGGGAGCCGCCCTGAGTACCGCCCTTTGGGTTGGCAATCAAACTGCTTACGCTGCCCCTAAGTCACCGCTCGAAAAAATCAACTTTGCCTGTATTGGTGTTGCTGGAAAAGGAAATAGCGATTCCTCCTCAGCTGCTCAAGCAGGAAACGTCGTTGCGATTTGTGACATTGACGATTTGTTTCTGAAGAAAAAAGCAGCCGACCGTTCTTTCCGTCGTGCAGAACGGTTCAATGATTACCGCGAAATGCTGACCAGTATGGAAAAAGATATCGACGCGGTTACTGTCAGTACACCTGACCATAGCCACGCTGCTGCCAGTCTGATGGCGATGAAACTGGGCAAAGGTTGTTTCTGCCAGAAACCTCTGACCTGGTCGATCAAAGAAGCTCGAATGATGCGGGAAATGTCTGAAGAAAAAGGCGTTGCCACTCAGATGGGTAACCAGGGAACTTCGAATACTGGTCTGCGTGAAGCGGTCGAAATTGTTCGGGCTGGTGATATCGGCGATGTCACTGAAGTTCACGTTTGGACGAACCGACCAGTCTGGCCGAGTGGAATTTCCCGTCCAGAAGGAGAAGAAACTCCTCCCGCCAACGTCAATTGGGATCTCTTCCTTGGACCTGCTGCTCAGCGTCCTTACAGCGATGGTTACCACCCGTTCAAATGGCGTGGATGGGTCGATTTCGGTACGGGTGCTCTGGGAGACATGGCTTGTCATACTGCCAACATGCCTATTATGGCACTGAACCTGTTCGATCCGATTTCCGTTGAACTGATGACCGAAGATGGCATCTTCGAAGGCGAAACCTACCCCAACAAATCGATCATCAAGTTCGAATTCCCCGCGACTGATGAACGTGGGGCAGTGACTTTCTTCTGGTACGATGGTGGTAACCTGCCCGGCGGCGAAATCGCCGAAGCTATTAAAGGTCTACCCGCCAACAACAGTGGTTGTATCCTTAAAGGGAGCGAAGGATATCTGTATTCACCGAACGATTACGGTTCAGAATTCTTCCTGTTGCCCCAGGACAAATATGCTGACTACAAAAAACCGGAACCGACTCTTCCTCGTTCGCCCGGTCACTTCGACGAGTACGCTATTGCCCTTTCCGGCGGACCCGCTGCTATGTCGAACTTCGGCTACGCTGGCCGTTTGACCGAAACCATTCTTCTCGGCAACCTGGCACTCCACGCTGGCCCAGGTAACAAAGTGGAATGGGACGCAGAAAACCTGAAAGCGACCAACAATGAATCGCTGGATCAATGGGTGATGCGTGAATACGCTGACGAGTGGAAAACCTGGATGTAA
- a CDS encoding beta/alpha barrel domain-containing protein has protein sequence MPVELPQNPQIPTNVSRRLEQVYREFASQTLPASFEEFIRDEWGIDLSAKYAGMTIRSPFGKASGQLSMTSRQVRDDVDAGLGFVVLKTVIAQNQTGQQSMQAWSSPDTRMVVERIPGKQGEPGWTTSWKGRGWHKSFGDYLQLIQEANEIAADSGCLIIPSCKYHLPATINEAWNIDEYKYTTRHLHAAWQRSYNGPANPTPLEKDFSPTLAGDSLSEVREPILHWLNQVPGLILNSLEPDSAGIRIGMKLFNTLFDDDFQVELLSAIHSSNESPDFYVYGNRLFDPQREFEGTRGIAYGGPDLSDRNLRVLTQFRNSSLGSNLLPHSATGNINSGRRAVEYMLCGAENFQIHTYFQLPATEFSCRVGNKTYKALHELYFHPQTGLVAWLFHLASELNLLANEFSFRDIVREIRERHLTLRI, from the coding sequence ATGCCAGTCGAACTTCCGCAAAACCCTCAAATTCCTACCAACGTCTCTCGACGTCTCGAACAGGTGTATCGCGAATTCGCCTCTCAAACGTTGCCAGCCTCCTTTGAAGAATTCATTCGTGACGAATGGGGAATTGATCTCTCTGCAAAATACGCTGGAATGACAATTCGGTCTCCTTTCGGAAAGGCGTCTGGGCAACTTTCGATGACAAGTCGTCAGGTCCGCGACGACGTCGACGCAGGTCTCGGTTTTGTCGTCCTGAAAACGGTCATCGCACAAAACCAGACGGGCCAGCAATCAATGCAGGCATGGTCCTCACCGGATACTAGAATGGTCGTAGAACGAATCCCAGGCAAACAAGGAGAGCCAGGATGGACGACCAGTTGGAAAGGGCGCGGATGGCACAAATCGTTTGGAGATTATCTGCAGTTGATTCAAGAAGCTAATGAAATCGCCGCAGACTCCGGTTGCTTAATTATCCCCTCATGCAAATATCACCTTCCGGCCACAATCAATGAAGCATGGAATATCGACGAATACAAATACACGACAAGGCACCTGCACGCAGCCTGGCAACGCTCCTATAATGGTCCCGCGAACCCGACGCCCCTGGAAAAAGATTTCAGCCCCACACTGGCAGGGGACAGTTTAAGCGAAGTACGAGAACCGATTTTGCATTGGCTTAACCAAGTCCCCGGTTTGATCCTAAACAGCCTGGAACCTGACAGTGCAGGAATTCGAATTGGAATGAAACTGTTCAACACACTATTCGATGATGATTTCCAAGTGGAACTTCTCTCAGCAATTCATTCGTCAAACGAATCGCCTGATTTTTATGTGTATGGGAATCGACTCTTCGACCCACAGCGAGAATTTGAAGGAACGCGTGGAATCGCCTACGGTGGTCCTGATTTGAGTGATCGTAATTTACGAGTGCTCACTCAATTTCGAAACAGTTCGCTCGGGTCGAATTTGTTGCCACATTCAGCCACAGGCAACATCAACAGTGGACGCAGAGCAGTGGAGTACATGCTGTGCGGTGCGGAGAACTTTCAGATCCACACTTATTTCCAATTGCCGGCTACTGAATTTTCGTGCCGCGTGGGAAACAAAACATACAAGGCCCTGCACGAACTATACTTCCATCCGCAGACCGGGCTCGTAGCTTGGCTTTTCCATCTGGCGAGCGAATTGAATCTGCTGGCAAATGAATTCTCGTTTCGAGACATCGTCCGTGAGATTCGTGAACGGCACCTTACCTTACGCATCTGA
- the tnpA gene encoding IS200/IS605 family transposase, which produces MTKYRNPILTSAVAVRLRDLVREVCRSHDVAILEGAVSKDHVHVLLSCPPNLSPSKIMQYLKGKSSRKLTMEFKHIQKQYWGRHLWARGYLVASSGNVTDEAIMAYIRGQDDTEPSDGGDNFRVPSS; this is translated from the coding sequence GTGACGAAATATCGTAACCCAATTCTCACCAGTGCGGTAGCTGTCCGTCTGCGTGACTTGGTGCGAGAGGTTTGTCGGTCGCATGACGTTGCGATTCTTGAGGGGGCGGTTTCGAAAGATCACGTTCATGTTCTGTTGTCTTGTCCTCCCAATTTGTCGCCCAGCAAAATTATGCAGTACTTAAAAGGGAAAAGTTCACGAAAACTGACGATGGAGTTCAAACACATTCAAAAACAATATTGGGGCCGCCACCTTTGGGCCCGAGGTTACTTAGTCGCGTCGAGTGGAAATGTAACTGATGAAGCGATTATGGCATATATCCGTGGACAGGATGACACTGAACCGAGTGATGGTGGTGACAACTTCCGTGTTCCTTCATCGTGA
- a CDS encoding tetratricopeptide repeat protein, translated as MDENQNTLQSALELHQEGSLDQAEPAYRKLLAVDPNNMQVRFLLGTCLLQLNRYDESISILEPLTEQPSAGPDVFNNLGIAYRATGNLEAAVSTFQQAIKSNPEYSQAYFNLGELLETGNALKEAAQCYRKALELTPTDHQAGAAFARVLTRMKNWADAENIYRQILSADPQNEEYLVQLAFVLASSKRVEEALEIYQDILSRKPDFAEIMGSVCYLYEKLGQFSEARRYAKQALDIKPDYAEGWNNLGSVALAEHQPDEAIQNFKKAAELVPELSIAHYNVATTQLLQEKYEAGWTGYEYRLNLTPTRFPQYAEGNWRGEAITGKRLVIIADQGFGDTIQFSRFLKRAKEMSQADITFLCHEPLVSLLAPSLKEVGPVVATIDNEPSFDYQLPLCSLPGLLGIHQPDKISQSGYVELPGSASVEVTTLVRELDTGLKKVGLVWRGNPEQDRDQLRSCPLEKLKPLFNLSGIQWVNLQIDEQSRTDLESLQSPARFLHAGHLVNDFRDTGWLLKQLDLVLSVDTAVAHLAGALGLPVWTMLCHTPDWRWRLTGEESTWYPQMRLIRQPAWSDWDSVIAQIAQELPTA; from the coding sequence ATGGATGAGAACCAGAATACGCTGCAGTCTGCTTTGGAATTACATCAGGAAGGCTCTCTTGATCAAGCCGAACCCGCCTATCGCAAACTGCTGGCTGTGGATCCGAACAATATGCAGGTTCGATTTCTACTCGGCACATGTCTGTTGCAACTGAATCGATATGACGAGTCGATCTCAATTTTAGAGCCTCTCACTGAACAACCCTCCGCAGGACCCGACGTCTTCAATAACCTCGGTATCGCTTACCGCGCGACAGGGAATCTGGAAGCCGCCGTATCTACTTTTCAGCAGGCGATCAAAAGTAATCCTGAATATAGTCAAGCGTATTTCAACCTGGGCGAATTACTTGAAACGGGAAATGCTCTCAAAGAGGCGGCCCAATGTTACCGAAAGGCATTGGAGTTGACGCCTACGGATCATCAGGCTGGTGCTGCGTTCGCTCGTGTGCTGACACGAATGAAGAATTGGGCCGATGCCGAGAATATCTATAGACAGATTCTCTCGGCCGATCCGCAGAATGAAGAGTATCTGGTACAACTTGCCTTTGTTCTCGCCAGTTCAAAACGGGTCGAAGAAGCTCTGGAGATCTATCAGGACATTCTGTCACGTAAACCGGATTTCGCAGAGATCATGGGCAGCGTCTGTTATCTGTATGAAAAGTTGGGACAATTTTCCGAAGCACGTCGCTATGCGAAGCAAGCTCTGGATATAAAACCGGACTACGCGGAAGGTTGGAATAATCTCGGATCCGTTGCTCTGGCCGAGCACCAGCCAGATGAAGCGATTCAGAATTTTAAAAAAGCAGCCGAGCTGGTTCCGGAATTATCAATTGCTCACTATAACGTGGCGACAACTCAGTTATTGCAAGAGAAGTATGAGGCTGGCTGGACGGGTTACGAGTATCGATTGAATTTAACACCAACCCGGTTTCCTCAGTATGCCGAAGGCAATTGGCGAGGAGAAGCGATAACCGGGAAAAGGCTGGTGATCATTGCTGATCAGGGGTTCGGCGATACGATACAATTTAGTCGCTTCCTCAAGCGGGCTAAAGAAATGTCACAAGCGGACATCACTTTTCTTTGCCACGAGCCTTTGGTCTCACTTCTGGCTCCTTCCTTGAAAGAGGTTGGACCAGTAGTAGCGACGATCGATAATGAACCCTCGTTCGACTATCAACTTCCCCTCTGCTCACTTCCCGGATTGCTGGGTATCCATCAACCAGACAAAATCTCACAGAGCGGTTATGTCGAATTACCTGGGTCAGCCTCTGTTGAAGTGACGACGCTTGTGCGGGAACTTGATACGGGGCTTAAAAAAGTTGGGCTTGTGTGGCGCGGTAACCCGGAACAAGACCGGGACCAGCTTCGTTCCTGCCCTCTGGAAAAACTTAAACCTCTGTTCAATTTGAGCGGGATTCAGTGGGTGAACCTGCAGATTGATGAACAATCACGAACAGATCTTGAAAGCCTGCAGTCCCCAGCTCGGTTTCTGCACGCCGGTCATCTGGTTAATGATTTCCGGGATACGGGCTGGTTATTAAAGCAGCTGGATCTGGTGCTATCGGTCGATACGGCAGTCGCTCATCTTGCCGGTGCACTCGGCTTACCTGTTTGGACGATGCTCTGCCATACTCCCGACTGGCGCTGGCGTCTGACTGGCGAGGAATCAACATGGTATCCACAGATGCGATTGATTCGTCAACCTGCCTGGAGCGATTGGGATTCTGTCATTGCTCAAATCGCGCAAGAGCTTCCAACGGCGTGA
- a CDS encoding DUF1501 domain-containing protein: protein MFAGHSHQHAFNSFQPTTPEGLVLKSRRNMLKASMAGLAGLSLPGLMQRKAEAAKSGEYIANGKSVILLWMTGGASHIDTWDMKPDRPDNNRGPFSPVATKVPCVHICEHFPLQAAMQDKITIIRSVDCRHSNHEPNMVMQTGFAGAAPRSNRKGDRFPSIASLCSKFRGSNDASMPPYVAFMKNHSHIAFAGDAGKKHDPFIANDAARLPIYDLLGNDTGNKSSGNRFALPGQLSHERIRNRQELVSGFDRLRKEIDQSGSMASLDTYRQQAVDLLIGQKAQAAFDLEQETADMRERYGDHLWCQQTLLARRLVEAGTSFVTLDLSYHSASGTWDNHGIPGGVYGGISKGLKPLLPLFDRLFTTLVSDLEERGKLDDVLVIGMGEFGRTPNMGTQGSQDGRNHWQNCMSMVMAGGGLNHGQVIGATEQDGGNILERPVTPGDLAATIYKHMGVPLHEHYIDGSGRPNFIVENGAPIAELF from the coding sequence ATGTTCGCAGGCCATTCGCATCAACATGCATTTAACTCATTTCAGCCGACTACTCCGGAAGGGTTGGTACTGAAGAGTCGACGCAACATGCTTAAAGCGAGTATGGCGGGTCTAGCAGGATTATCGCTCCCCGGGCTGATGCAGCGTAAAGCCGAAGCCGCAAAATCTGGTGAGTACATTGCCAACGGGAAAAGCGTCATCCTGCTTTGGATGACTGGTGGTGCCAGCCACATCGACACCTGGGATATGAAACCGGATCGTCCTGACAACAATCGGGGACCATTTTCCCCTGTGGCGACGAAGGTACCCTGTGTTCACATTTGCGAACATTTTCCACTGCAAGCGGCCATGCAGGACAAGATCACGATCATTCGATCTGTGGACTGCCGCCACAGCAATCATGAACCCAACATGGTAATGCAGACCGGATTCGCTGGCGCTGCGCCTCGATCGAATCGAAAAGGGGACCGGTTCCCCTCGATCGCGTCTCTCTGCTCCAAGTTCCGTGGATCGAACGACGCATCGATGCCACCTTACGTCGCGTTTATGAAGAACCATTCACACATAGCATTTGCTGGAGATGCGGGCAAAAAACACGATCCCTTTATCGCGAACGATGCTGCCCGACTCCCTATTTATGACCTGCTGGGTAACGATACCGGGAATAAGAGTAGCGGAAACCGATTCGCGTTGCCCGGTCAATTGTCTCATGAGCGAATCCGAAATCGACAGGAACTCGTTTCAGGATTCGATAGACTTCGAAAAGAGATTGACCAATCCGGTTCGATGGCCTCTCTTGATACCTATCGACAACAGGCAGTTGATCTCCTCATCGGACAGAAGGCCCAAGCCGCCTTCGATCTGGAACAGGAGACAGCAGATATGCGGGAACGCTACGGCGACCACCTCTGGTGCCAGCAAACATTACTTGCGCGTCGGCTGGTCGAGGCAGGGACTAGTTTCGTGACTCTCGACCTCAGCTATCACAGCGCCTCGGGAACCTGGGACAACCATGGCATTCCGGGAGGCGTTTACGGGGGTATCTCCAAAGGATTGAAACCTTTGCTGCCCTTGTTCGACCGTCTGTTTACGACTCTGGTGAGCGACCTCGAAGAACGAGGCAAACTGGATGATGTGCTTGTGATCGGTATGGGCGAATTCGGCCGAACTCCCAACATGGGAACACAGGGAAGCCAAGACGGTCGAAATCACTGGCAGAATTGTATGTCGATGGTCATGGCGGGGGGTGGCCTCAATCATGGACAGGTCATCGGAGCCACAGAACAAGACGGGGGAAACATACTTGAGCGTCCCGTCACTCCGGGAGACCTCGCCGCGACGATTTACAAACACATGGGTGTGCCGCTTCACGAACATTATATCGATGGAAGTGGACGCCCTAATTTCATCGTGGAAAATGGCGCCCCGATTGCGGAACTGTTCTAA